A window of the Candidatus Poribacteria bacterium genome harbors these coding sequences:
- the ychF gene encoding redox-regulated ATPase YchF, translating into MKIGIVGRPQVGKTTVFNTLAQSDAEIGSYTSRGQINLSTANVPDERLEQIAETFESPKMTPATIDYVDVAGVTKSDVEQGELDAGRLAELRTVDALAHVVRLFEDETVPHVDGSVDAERDIESIALEFALADLQIVEGRLTRLRKQFQNQKLPEQQSEIRLLETCQQTLEKGKPLRALDLSTNEEKLIRGYGFLTQKPLLLVCNIGEAQLDTIDEIHNRFTKYETEPHTTVIILAAQLEMELSQLDETDTEVFMEEMGLRESAVERFIQTSYQLLGLLTFFTTGPVETRAWTLQEGQTAVEAAGRVHTDFEKGFIRSETINWADLIECGSYPQARSKGLLRAEGKTYQVQEGDVLLILANPTN; encoded by the coding sequence ATGAAAATAGGAATTGTAGGCAGACCACAAGTCGGAAAAACAACAGTGTTTAACACCTTAGCCCAATCCGACGCTGAAATTGGGAGCTACACCAGCCGCGGACAAATAAACCTCAGCACGGCTAACGTTCCAGACGAACGTTTGGAACAGATAGCAGAGACATTTGAATCCCCAAAGATGACCCCTGCTACGATTGACTATGTAGATGTCGCAGGGGTGACCAAATCGGATGTGGAACAAGGGGAGTTAGATGCTGGGAGGCTCGCAGAACTCCGCACAGTCGATGCACTTGCGCATGTCGTCAGGCTTTTTGAAGATGAAACGGTTCCACATGTTGATGGAAGTGTTGACGCAGAACGCGATATAGAAAGCATTGCCCTTGAGTTCGCACTGGCAGATTTACAGATCGTTGAAGGTAGACTTACCCGACTCCGTAAGCAATTCCAAAATCAGAAACTTCCAGAACAGCAAAGCGAAATTCGGCTTTTGGAGACGTGCCAGCAAACCTTAGAAAAGGGCAAACCACTCCGAGCACTTGACCTATCCACTAACGAGGAAAAGTTGATACGCGGTTACGGGTTTTTGACCCAGAAACCGCTGTTGCTCGTCTGCAATATCGGTGAAGCACAACTGGACACAATCGACGAAATCCACAACCGTTTCACTAAATATGAAACGGAGCCACACACAACGGTCATTATACTCGCTGCACAGTTAGAAATGGAACTGTCGCAACTCGATGAAACGGATACCGAGGTTTTTATGGAGGAAATGGGATTACGAGAATCCGCTGTAGAACGGTTCATCCAGACTTCGTACCAGTTATTGGGACTACTCACATTCTTTACAACCGGTCCAGTCGAAACACGGGCATGGACGCTGCAGGAGGGACAAACCGCCGTTGAGGCAGCCGGTCGCGTCCACACCGACTTTGAAAAAGGTTTCATCCGTTCGGAAACAATTAACTGGGCAGACCTGATCGAATGTGGTAGTTATCCACAAGCACGAAGTAAAGGGTTGCTGAGAGCCGAAGGCAAAACCTATCAAGTCCAAGAGGGGGATGTCTTACTCATTCTGGCAAATCCAACGAACTAA
- a CDS encoding lysophospholipid acyltransferase family protein: MWYTNNQFWTSRALYRWGHRLTNLFCKTMGRLEARGVHRIPREGGVLLVSNHVSFLDPVIVGSAANREIHYMARSNAFDIPGLGKLIAAYNAYPVNRGAPDLGALRRTISLLKEGNAVLIFPEGTRSVDGTLGKARDGACFIAHRAGVPTIPVFHSGAERMLPRNSKRLRRAKLTVTFGGPLELTTEGFETKREMYQQMGNQMMEAIADLRDNALSSLDLPE; encoded by the coding sequence ATGTGGTATACCAATAATCAGTTCTGGACATCCCGTGCGCTCTACCGATGGGGACATCGACTCACAAATCTTTTCTGTAAAACGATGGGACGGCTTGAAGCACGCGGCGTTCATCGTATTCCGAGAGAAGGTGGGGTTTTACTTGTTTCAAATCACGTCAGTTTCCTTGATCCGGTTATCGTCGGTTCCGCTGCGAACCGTGAGATTCATTATATGGCGCGGAGTAATGCATTTGACATTCCCGGTTTAGGGAAACTCATCGCAGCGTATAATGCCTATCCTGTAAACAGGGGTGCCCCTGACTTAGGGGCGTTGCGACGGACGATTTCGCTTTTGAAAGAGGGTAACGCGGTGCTTATATTTCCGGAAGGGACCCGTAGCGTTGATGGCACGTTGGGTAAGGCGCGTGACGGTGCTTGCTTTATTGCGCACCGAGCTGGCGTGCCGACCATTCCTGTTTTCCATAGTGGGGCGGAACGGATGTTGCCGCGTAACAGCAAGCGGCTGCGGCGAGCAAAATTGACTGTTACCTTTGGGGGTCCGCTTGAACTCACTACCGAGGGGTTTGAGACGAAGCGTGAAATGTATCAACAGATGGGTAATCAGATGATGGAAGCGATTGCAGATTTACGGGATAACGCGCTTAGTTCGTTGGATTTGCCAGAATGA
- a CDS encoding class I SAM-dependent methyltransferase, with protein MRTHLTPPYEKFAYAYDRMMSNVNYPRWTHYIESLFEKYDYKPRTLLDVACGTCALTIELALRGYEMSGMDRAVGMLDIAKEKAAAHEVDIEVHHGDMCDFQLNQKFDAVLCTYDSINYAYDETELSKVFRCVAEHLEPDGLFIFDVTTERNIVEHFHNKTFASNHDDYTYIWKNNYLQHSKMCRTVLTFFIREGELFRRYEEVHQQRIFEVNTVNDLLKAAGYKPLSAYDMYTFNRWNRYSDRINFTARLL; from the coding sequence ATGCGGACACACCTAACTCCCCCTTATGAAAAATTTGCCTACGCCTATGACCGAATGATGTCAAACGTCAACTATCCACGTTGGACGCATTACATTGAGTCGCTGTTTGAAAAATATGATTACAAACCGCGCACCCTTCTCGATGTGGCATGCGGCACCTGTGCTTTGACTATAGAACTCGCGCTCAGAGGCTATGAAATGAGCGGCATGGACCGGGCTGTTGGCATGCTCGATATCGCGAAGGAGAAAGCGGCTGCGCACGAGGTAGACATCGAAGTCCATCACGGGGATATGTGCGATTTTCAACTGAATCAAAAATTTGACGCGGTTCTCTGCACGTACGATAGCATTAACTATGCTTACGATGAAACCGAATTAAGCAAGGTCTTTCGGTGTGTTGCTGAGCATCTCGAACCGGACGGCTTGTTTATCTTTGACGTGACAACAGAACGGAACATCGTTGAGCATTTCCACAATAAAACGTTCGCTTCAAACCATGACGATTATACCTACATTTGGAAAAACAACTACCTCCAGCACTCCAAAATGTGCCGCACGGTGCTGACCTTTTTTATCCGCGAAGGTGAATTATTTAGGCGTTATGAGGAGGTTCACCAGCAGCGAATCTTTGAAGTCAACACAGTCAATGACCTGCTCAAAGCGGCTGGCTACAAACCGCTCAGTGCTTACGATATGTACACCTTCAACCGTTGGAACCGCTATTCAGATCGCATTAATTTTACAGCGCGTTTGCTTTGA